The Streptomyces sp. NBC_00162 sequence GCCGCCATCGCGAAGGCCACCGCGCCGAACAGCCCCTCGCGGGTCTTTCCGGGGCTGATGCGCGGGGCGAGCTTGGTCTTGCCGAAGCGCCAGCCGACGGCGTAGGCCCCGGTGTCGCTGACCACCGTCAGCACCAGGAACGTCACCACGCGCTGCGGCCCGTCGTCGGCGGTGAGCAGCATCGCGACGAAGGTGGCCAGGAAGGGCACGTAGAACGCGGCGAAGACGCCGGCCGTGACGTCCTTGAGGTAATCCTCGGGCGGTTCGGTCATCCGCCAGACCAGGACGGCCAGAGCCGTCAGGGCCATGGCGACCCAGGCGCCCTCGGCTCCCCGGACGTATCCGGCGATGACCATGGCCGCGCCGCCGACGGCGAGCGGGACCAGCGGGGCCTTGATGCCCTTCTTCTCCTGGAGCCGGGAGGTGAGCTCCCACAGCCCCACGACGACCGCGACGACGATGACGCCGACGAAGACCGCCTTGACGATGAACAGCGAGGCGAAGATCACCGCGCCGAGGCCGACGCCGACACCTATGGCGGCGCGCAGGTCCCTCCCCGCCCGCTTCTTCGGCGGCGGAGGCGAGGCGTCCTGCGGTACCTGCGAAGGCGGGGGCGGGGGGCTGGGCATGGGCTCCTGCGGCGGCGTTTCGGCGCGGAAGAGGGGGCCGCCGTCCGAGGCGGCCCCCCGATCGCGTGCTTCCCGGTCGTCGAAGTCACGGCCGGCGGCATCGGGCACGATGGGCATGGGCCGAGTGTGCGGGCCCACCTGCGCATCGTATGCGGGACCCGCCGGAACCGGCTCCGGCTGCCAGGAAGAGTCGTTCATCAGACTTCGAGGAGCTCGGCTTCCTTGTGCTTGAGGAGCTCGTCCACCTGCGCGACGTACTTCGCGGTGGTGTCGTCGAGCTCCTTCTCCGCGCGGCGCACCTCGTCCTCGCCGGCCTCCTTGTCCTTGACGAGCTTGTCAAGGGC is a genomic window containing:
- a CDS encoding phosphatidate cytidylyltransferase, with protein sequence MNDSSWQPEPVPAGPAYDAQVGPHTRPMPIVPDAAGRDFDDREARDRGAASDGGPLFRAETPPQEPMPSPPPPPSQVPQDASPPPPKKRAGRDLRAAIGVGVGLGAVIFASLFIVKAVFVGVIVVAVVVGLWELTSRLQEKKGIKAPLVPLAVGGAAMVIAGYVRGAEGAWVAMALTALAVLVWRMTEPPEDYLKDVTAGVFAAFYVPFLATFVAMLLTADDGPQRVVTFLVLTVVSDTGAYAVGWRFGKTKLAPRISPGKTREGLFGAVAFAMAAGALCMEFLIDGGSWWQGLVLGLAVAVSATLGDLGESMIKRDLGIKDMGTLLPGHGGIMDRLDSLLPTAPVVWLLLAAFVGTG